From Halichondria panicea chromosome 12, odHalPani1.1, whole genome shotgun sequence, a single genomic window includes:
- the LOC135344795 gene encoding fibropellin-1-like yields the protein MSVFYACERFNQSCNGNGQCTNEELSFICNCYPGYTGIDCEININDCENENCSGNGRCIDEINSYHCECAPGFSETNCETNIDECDGQNCSGEGLCMDGINSYTCVCSAGYTGDNCSTNINDCEFQNCTGNGECMDEINSYACVCFAGYTGDNCSTNIDDCEFQNCSGSGECMDGINSYICVCNTGFTGMTCETNIDDCMNQDCNELGTCIDSINSFSCNCDPPFTGSLCNRIDYCYGVNCNRNGCCVNEQTNFTCNCNPGFTGELCSMDMQSNGVWDGVVIEALLGGVTAALLLLVLIIILLLVAIAYLVKKKNSINTTYFPNSEMHGDNQVYAIPDNSLEQTTSTNLTNTGTMRSDIAEFENTLYDSVQLAEVNNPDDEDIDLKEFSL from the exons ATGTCAGTTTTTTATGCGTGTGAACGGTTTAATCAGTCTTGCAATGGAAATGGACAATGCACCAACGAAGAATTATCATTCATTTGCAATTGCTATCCTGGCTATACTGGGATTGATTGTGAGATAAACATTAATGATTGTGAAAATGAGAATTGCAGTGGTAATGGCCGCTGTATTGATGAAATCAACTCTTATCATTGCGAGTGTGCACCAGGTTTTTCTGAGACAAACTGTGAGACAAATATTGACGAATGTGATGGTCAAAACTGCAGTGGTGAAGGACTGTGTATGGATGGAATCAACTCATACACTTGTGTATGTTCTGCTGGGTACACTGGTGATAATTGCAGCACAAACATTAATGATTGTGAGTTTCAAAATTGTACCGGAAATGGTGAATGTATGGATGAAATCAACTCGTATGCTTGTGTATGTTTTGCTGGGTATACTGGTGATAATTGCAGCACGAACATTGACGATTGTGAGTTTCAGAATTGCAGCGGAAGTGGTGAATGTATGGATGGAATCAATTCCTATATCTGTGTCTGCAATACCGGATTCACAGGTATGACCTGTGAAACTAACATTGACGATTGCATGAATCAAGATTGCAATGAACTAGGTACGTGTATCGATAGTATAAACTCATTCTCGTGTAACTGTGACCCTCCATTCACTGGGTCGCTATGTAATAGGATTGATTATTGCTATGGTGTGAATTGTAACAGAAACGGTTGCTGTGTTAACGAACAAACTAACTTCACTTGTAATTGCAATCCTGGATTCACTGGAGAACTGTGTAGTATGGATATGCAATCAAATG GAGTGTGGGATGGAGTTGTCATAGAGGCACTGCTGGGTGGAGTAACGGCTGCACTGCTTCTGCTGGTGTTGATCATCATCTTGTTGCTAGTGGCGATAGCCTACCTTGTAAAGAAAAAGAAtt CCATCAATACTACATACTTTCCAAATAGTGAGATGCATGGAGACAACCAAGTGTACGCGATCCCCGACAACTCCTTGGAACAAACTACATCCACAAACCTAACCAACACAGGTACGATGAGATCAGACATTGCTGAGTTTGAGAACACCCTTTACGACAGTGTACAGTTGGCAGAAGTCAACAATCCCGATGATGAAGATATTGATCTCAAGGAGTTCTCACTCTAA